From Bacillus marinisedimentorum, one genomic window encodes:
- the gpr gene encoding GPR endopeptidase, with product MSGQLDLSKYQVRTDLAVEAKELVEEQQGTKGSLSGVIVKEREEEGVKISDVHITEEGAAQMGKKAGRYLTFETQGIRRQDTELQAAVERVFASSFSRFLKDLGIEEEARCLIVGLGNWNVTPDALGPIAVENLLVTSHLFELQPESVQEGYRPVSAIAPGVMGITGIETSDIIFGVIEKTKPDFVIAIDALASRAVERVNATIQVSDTGIHPGSGVGNKRKELSMDTLGIPVIAIGIPTVIDAVTITSDTIDFILKHFGRETKDQDRPSRSLAPAGMTFGEKRVLTEEDLPDEEKRQMYMGIIGKLGDQEKRQLIHEVLAPLGHNLMVTPKEVDVFIEDMANVIASGLNAALHRRVDQDNTGEYTH from the coding sequence GTGAGTGGACAGCTTGACTTAAGTAAATATCAAGTGAGGACTGACCTTGCTGTTGAAGCCAAAGAGCTTGTAGAAGAACAACAGGGTACAAAGGGCTCCTTGTCAGGTGTGATCGTGAAGGAAAGGGAGGAAGAAGGGGTGAAAATCAGCGATGTGCACATCACTGAGGAAGGCGCTGCCCAAATGGGAAAAAAGGCCGGCCGTTATCTTACCTTTGAAACGCAGGGCATCCGCCGGCAGGATACTGAATTGCAGGCAGCAGTCGAACGGGTTTTTGCATCATCATTCAGCCGGTTCCTGAAAGATCTTGGAATTGAAGAAGAAGCGCGCTGTCTTATCGTCGGTCTCGGCAACTGGAATGTGACTCCTGATGCGCTCGGTCCGATTGCAGTTGAAAATCTGCTGGTGACGAGCCATTTATTTGAGCTGCAGCCTGAAAGTGTGCAGGAAGGGTATCGGCCGGTAAGTGCGATTGCACCGGGAGTAATGGGCATAACCGGCATTGAAACAAGTGATATTATTTTCGGTGTCATCGAAAAAACGAAACCCGATTTTGTCATTGCAATCGATGCCCTTGCTTCCCGGGCCGTTGAACGGGTCAATGCAACCATCCAGGTGTCGGATACCGGAATTCACCCGGGCTCTGGTGTAGGCAACAAACGAAAAGAATTAAGCATGGATACATTGGGCATTCCGGTTATCGCCATCGGCATCCCAACAGTCATTGATGCTGTGACGATCACGAGCGATACAATCGATTTTATTTTAAAGCATTTCGGCCGGGAAACGAAAGATCAAGACCGTCCTTCAAGATCGCTTGCTCCTGCCGGTATGACGTTTGGAGAAAAAAGGGTGCTTACTGAAGAAGATTTGCCGGATGAAGAAAAACGGCAAATGTATATGGGCATCATCGGCAAACTGGGTGATCAGGAAAAACGCCAGCTCATCCATGAAGTGCTGGCGCCGCTCGGCCATAACCTGATGGTGACGCCGAAGGAAGTTGATGTATTCATAGAAGATATGGCGAATGTCATAGCTTCAGGCCTCAATGCCGCTTTGCACAGGAGAGTGGACCAGGATAATACCGGTGAATATACACATTGA
- the spoIIP gene encoding stage II sporulation protein P: MRMNRMPGIVVAIDGTGLKKLAVIFTFAVITILVLAGMITSIKEPYRVSSSSLNDLTTHFTGESLINLIAFENAYFSSGVSGEKSELGLSQMAFEMMTSFNPDDPRSLLGNELPGFSLFDGEIIVAGEGTNYTNMPIESSAPLEVLLEEREASIEEVEETAPEPNTKTPAATTNGKKVVFIYHSHTRESYLPHLPEGTLADHAYHPEVNVTLVGERLARELEARGIGAQVNDTDFTEVLKKNGWKHPKSYDASRPAVVEAMKQDGDLKFFFDIHRDYLGKDLTTVSINGKEYARTFFVIGGEHARYEQNKELATDLHHAMEKAYPGLSRGVTTKSGPGTNGKFNQDLSDNSIIIEMGGVGNKLDEVYRTAEAVAEVFSDYYWEAEKTGK; this comes from the coding sequence ATGCGAATGAACCGAATGCCCGGAATCGTTGTAGCGATTGATGGGACAGGCCTTAAAAAGCTGGCCGTGATCTTTACTTTTGCAGTTATAACCATACTTGTACTTGCAGGTATGATCACTTCCATAAAAGAACCGTACCGTGTTTCTTCATCGTCACTGAATGACTTGACAACCCATTTTACCGGCGAGTCCCTCATAAACTTGATTGCGTTTGAAAATGCCTACTTTTCAAGCGGAGTCTCCGGTGAAAAATCGGAACTGGGGTTATCCCAAATGGCGTTTGAAATGATGACAAGCTTCAATCCGGATGATCCGCGGAGTTTGCTCGGAAACGAATTGCCGGGCTTTTCGCTTTTTGACGGGGAAATAATCGTGGCTGGCGAAGGGACAAACTATACGAATATGCCGATTGAATCCTCCGCCCCGCTTGAAGTGCTGCTCGAAGAACGTGAGGCATCAATTGAAGAAGTCGAAGAAACGGCTCCGGAGCCAAACACAAAGACGCCGGCTGCCACGACCAACGGTAAAAAGGTTGTATTCATTTACCATTCTCACACGAGGGAATCGTATTTACCGCACCTGCCGGAAGGCACGCTTGCTGACCATGCTTACCATCCTGAGGTGAACGTCACCCTTGTCGGGGAACGGCTTGCCCGGGAGCTGGAAGCAAGGGGAATAGGAGCACAGGTGAATGACACCGACTTCACGGAAGTCCTTAAGAAAAACGGATGGAAGCACCCAAAATCCTATGATGCATCGCGGCCGGCCGTCGTAGAAGCAATGAAACAAGACGGTGATTTGAAATTTTTCTTTGATATTCACCGGGATTATCTCGGAAAAGACCTTACGACAGTATCGATAAACGGCAAGGAGTACGCCAGGACCTTTTTCGTGATCGGCGGAGAGCATGCCAGGTATGAACAGAACAAGGAGCTTGCTACCGATCTGCACCACGCGATGGAAAAAGCATATCCGGGTTTGAGCAGGGGTGTGACAACGAAAAGCGGCCCGGGGACGAATGGGAAATTCAATCAAGACCTTTCGGATAACTCAATCATTATCGAAATGGGCGGAGTCGGCAACAAGCTTGATGAAGTGTACCGGACAGCCGAAGCGGTCGCAGAAGTATTCAGCGATTATTACTGGGAAGCTGAAAAAACCGGAAAATGA
- a CDS encoding DUF3679 domain-containing protein has protein sequence MANFMLKTLFMISVLLVGVLIGMQQANDGMRNMKGFENSFSGAFEISEADDGKMEAEVLGQSITRQDLREKQEKLEKAEAFNVFSSMGAKLADAAGTAFRWMFNAMSMVLGKLLGFIVPFNFWT, from the coding sequence ATGGCGAATTTTATGCTCAAAACGCTGTTTATGATATCTGTTTTGCTCGTCGGCGTCCTGATCGGAATGCAGCAGGCTAATGACGGCATGCGGAATATGAAAGGCTTCGAGAATTCTTTTTCAGGAGCCTTTGAAATCTCGGAGGCTGATGACGGGAAAATGGAAGCGGAAGTTCTGGGTCAGTCCATTACCCGGCAGGACCTCCGGGAGAAACAGGAAAAGCTGGAGAAGGCCGAAGCTTTCAACGTATTTTCTTCGATGGGGGCAAAACTGGCCGACGCCGCAGGCACCGCTTTCCGCTGGATGTTCAATGCAATGTCGATGGTGCTCGGCAAACTGCTCGGATTTATCGTTCCGTTTAACTTTTGGACCTGA
- the lepA gene encoding translation elongation factor 4, with protein sequence MNKDEKLKRQERIRNFSIIAHIDHGKSTLADRILEKTSALTQREMKDQMLDAMDLERERGITIKLNAVQLTYKSRDGEEYIFHLIDTPGHVDFTYEVSRSLAACEGAVLVVDAAQGIEAQTLANVYLALDNDLEILPVINKIDLPSADPERVRQEVEDVIGLDASEAVLASAKAGIGIEDILEQVVEKVPPPAGNPEAPLQAMIFDSLYDSYRGVVAYIRIVEGSVKVGDKVRMMATGKEFEVTEIGVFTPKPVAKDELTVGDVGFLTASIKNVGDTRVGDTITHAKRPAAEPLPGYRRLNPMVYCGLYPIDSNKYNDLREALERLELNDSSLQYEAETSQALGFGFRCGFLGLLHMEIIQERIEREFGIDLITTAPSVVYTVTQTDGETKQVDNPSLMPDPQVIEKIEEPYVKATVMVPNDYVGQVMELCQAKRGIFKDMQYLDEIRVNIVYDIPLSEIVYDFFDQLKSSTKGYASFDYELIGYKESKLVKMEILLNAEKIDALSFIVHRDFAYDRGKVIVDKLKELIPRQQFEVPVQAAIGNKIVARSTIKAMRKNVLAKCYGGDISRKRKLLEKQKEGKKRMKMVGSVEVPQEAFMAVLSMDDNKDNK encoded by the coding sequence ATGAATAAAGACGAGAAATTGAAACGACAGGAACGGATCCGCAACTTTTCGATCATCGCTCATATCGATCACGGCAAGTCCACCCTTGCCGACAGGATCCTTGAAAAGACGAGCGCGCTCACCCAGCGCGAAATGAAGGACCAGATGCTTGATGCAATGGACCTTGAGCGTGAACGCGGAATTACGATAAAACTAAATGCGGTCCAATTGACATATAAGTCCAGGGACGGGGAGGAATACATTTTCCATCTGATTGATACCCCGGGGCACGTCGATTTCACATACGAGGTATCACGTAGCCTGGCGGCCTGTGAAGGGGCTGTTCTCGTGGTTGATGCAGCCCAGGGAATCGAAGCCCAGACGCTGGCAAACGTCTACCTGGCCCTCGATAATGACCTTGAAATCTTGCCGGTCATCAATAAAATTGACCTGCCGAGCGCCGATCCCGAACGCGTGCGTCAGGAAGTTGAAGATGTCATCGGCCTCGATGCCTCAGAAGCCGTACTTGCTTCAGCCAAAGCGGGAATCGGCATTGAAGATATTCTCGAACAGGTTGTCGAAAAGGTTCCGCCACCGGCAGGAAATCCTGAGGCACCGCTGCAGGCGATGATCTTTGACTCTCTCTATGATTCATACCGGGGGGTTGTCGCCTATATCAGGATTGTCGAAGGGAGCGTCAAAGTCGGCGACAAGGTCAGGATGATGGCGACCGGAAAAGAATTTGAAGTGACCGAAATCGGTGTTTTCACACCGAAGCCGGTGGCGAAGGACGAACTGACTGTCGGTGATGTCGGATTTTTGACCGCTTCGATTAAAAATGTCGGGGATACCCGGGTCGGGGATACGATAACACATGCGAAGCGTCCTGCAGCTGAACCGCTTCCGGGATATAGAAGGTTGAACCCGATGGTTTACTGCGGTTTGTATCCAATTGATTCAAATAAATACAATGACCTTCGTGAAGCACTTGAACGCCTTGAGCTGAACGATTCTTCGCTTCAATATGAAGCGGAAACATCGCAGGCGCTCGGATTCGGATTCAGGTGCGGTTTTCTCGGCTTGCTTCATATGGAGATCATCCAGGAACGGATCGAGCGGGAATTCGGCATCGATCTGATCACGACTGCTCCAAGTGTTGTTTACACTGTGACGCAGACAGACGGGGAAACCAAACAGGTTGACAATCCATCATTGATGCCGGACCCCCAGGTTATTGAAAAAATTGAAGAGCCGTATGTAAAAGCAACGGTCATGGTCCCGAATGACTATGTCGGCCAGGTCATGGAACTTTGCCAGGCCAAACGCGGCATTTTCAAGGATATGCAATATCTTGATGAAATAAGGGTCAATATCGTATATGACATTCCGCTGTCCGAAATTGTATACGACTTTTTCGACCAGCTGAAGTCGAGCACGAAAGGCTACGCGTCTTTCGATTATGAGCTCATTGGCTACAAAGAATCGAAACTCGTTAAAATGGAAATCCTTTTGAATGCTGAAAAAATTGATGCCCTGTCTTTCATCGTCCACCGGGATTTTGCTTATGATCGGGGCAAGGTGATAGTCGATAAGCTGAAGGAACTTATTCCGCGCCAGCAGTTTGAAGTTCCTGTCCAGGCTGCGATCGGTAATAAAATTGTGGCCCGCTCAACAATCAAAGCGATGCGCAAAAACGTCCTCGCCAAATGTTACGGCGGTGACATTTCCCGGAAACGGAAGCTTCTCGAAAAGCAGAAAGAAGGGAAAAAGCGCATGAAAATGGTCGGTTCTGTCGAGGTGCCGCAAGAAGCGTTCATGGCTGTACTGAGCATGGATGACAATAAGGACAATAAATAA
- the hemW gene encoding radical SAM family heme chaperone HemW codes for MKAAYIHIPFCEQICYYCDFNKFYLENQPVEAYLDALQREVEATLRQHPHDELKTIFIGGGTPTSLSATQLENLLEGLNRTLIYSPQEMEFTVEANPGDLTMDKLTLMKNMGVNRLSLGVQTFHDPLLEKIGRTHRSKEALQAVEDAKKAGYSNISIDLMYGLPGQTMAMFEESIVTAGSLDIQHVSSYSLQVEPKTVFYNLMRAGKLSLPPEDTEADMYETLMERMAGLGFFQYEISNFAKKGFESRHNLTYWANEEYYGFGAGAHSYLGGKRKANAGPLNHYLQFVNEKGTAYIEEHTVTEQEKMEEELFLGLRRAAGIRADTFLSKYGRPVNDVFGRELDDLAGRGLIKQTEEGYTLTKEGRLLGNEVFQAFLK; via the coding sequence GTGAAAGCCGCCTATATTCATATCCCGTTTTGCGAACAAATTTGCTATTATTGTGATTTCAATAAATTTTACCTTGAAAACCAGCCGGTCGAAGCATACCTTGATGCGCTCCAGCGGGAAGTAGAGGCAACGCTGCGGCAGCATCCGCACGATGAGCTGAAGACGATTTTTATCGGCGGCGGAACACCAACTTCGCTCAGCGCCACTCAGCTTGAAAACCTGTTGGAGGGCCTCAACAGAACTCTTATTTACAGCCCGCAAGAAATGGAGTTTACGGTGGAGGCGAATCCCGGCGATCTTACAATGGATAAGCTCACTCTCATGAAAAACATGGGTGTGAACAGATTGAGCCTCGGTGTCCAGACATTCCATGACCCACTCCTCGAGAAGATTGGAAGGACCCACCGCTCCAAAGAGGCGCTGCAGGCCGTCGAGGACGCCAAAAAAGCCGGCTACAGCAATATTTCAATCGACCTGATGTACGGTCTGCCCGGCCAGACAATGGCGATGTTCGAGGAAAGCATCGTTACCGCTGGAAGCCTTGACATTCAGCATGTCTCCAGTTATTCGCTGCAAGTTGAGCCGAAAACGGTTTTCTATAACTTGATGCGCGCCGGTAAACTATCCCTGCCTCCGGAAGATACCGAAGCGGATATGTATGAAACACTGATGGAAAGGATGGCGGGGCTGGGTTTCTTCCAATACGAAATCAGCAATTTTGCGAAAAAAGGCTTTGAAAGCCGCCACAATCTAACCTACTGGGCGAATGAAGAATACTACGGTTTCGGTGCGGGCGCACACAGCTACCTAGGCGGTAAAAGGAAAGCGAACGCAGGCCCGCTGAACCACTACCTTCAATTTGTGAACGAAAAAGGGACGGCATATATTGAAGAGCATACTGTCACCGAACAGGAAAAAATGGAGGAAGAGCTGTTCCTTGGATTGCGCAGGGCGGCGGGCATCAGAGCTGATACGTTTTTATCCAAATACGGACGGCCTGTGAATGACGTGTTCGGGAGGGAGCTGGACGATCTTGCCGGCAGGGGTCTCATTAAGCAAACTGAAGAAGGGTATACGCTTACGAAAGAAGGAAGACTGCTCGGCAATGAAGTGTTCCAGGCGTTTCTAAAATGA
- the hrcA gene encoding heat-inducible transcriptional repressor HrcA: MLTDRQLLILQVIIDDFVRTAQPVGSRSIAKKEEVSYSPATIRNEMADLEDMGFLEKTHSSSGRVPSEKGYRFYVDHLMSPFQLTNPEIEHIRTLFREKIYELEKVVQQSAHILSELTNYTSIVLGPQMYETKVKQIQIIPLSSETAVAIIVTDTGHVENRTFTMPPGIHSSDIEKLVNILNERLKGVPLVELHDRIYKEVAGYLKKHIHNYENIMGILSDTFSVQQAEKLYFGGKTNMLSQPEFNDVEKVRNLMAMIEQEDLLYHMLRSDSKKGIHVKIGHENEHQSMQDCSLITATYSNGSVDLGTIAILGPTRMEYSKVIKLLDVFSRDLTKRLTTLYQNR; this comes from the coding sequence ATGTTAACCGACCGGCAATTGTTAATCCTTCAAGTGATTATTGACGATTTTGTCCGTACAGCCCAGCCAGTGGGATCGCGTTCCATTGCTAAGAAAGAAGAAGTGAGTTACAGTCCGGCAACAATCCGCAATGAAATGGCGGACCTTGAAGACATGGGATTCCTTGAAAAGACTCACAGCTCTTCCGGACGGGTCCCGTCGGAAAAGGGATATCGTTTTTATGTCGATCACCTGATGTCGCCGTTTCAACTGACAAACCCGGAGATCGAACATATCCGCACGCTGTTTAGAGAAAAAATTTATGAACTGGAAAAAGTGGTTCAGCAGTCCGCCCATATTCTTTCGGAACTGACAAACTATACATCTATCGTGCTTGGACCGCAAATGTACGAAACCAAAGTGAAGCAAATCCAAATCATTCCGCTGTCGAGCGAAACGGCCGTCGCAATTATCGTGACGGATACCGGGCATGTGGAAAACCGTACCTTCACTATGCCGCCCGGCATTCATTCGTCAGATATTGAAAAGCTGGTCAATATATTGAATGAGAGGCTAAAGGGTGTTCCGCTTGTCGAACTTCATGATAGGATTTATAAGGAAGTCGCCGGATATTTGAAAAAACATATCCACAACTATGAAAACATCATGGGCATTCTGTCGGATACGTTTTCCGTCCAGCAGGCTGAAAAGCTTTATTTCGGGGGCAAGACAAATATGCTCTCACAGCCTGAATTCAACGATGTTGAAAAAGTGCGGAACCTAATGGCGATGATCGAACAGGAAGATTTGCTTTATCATATGCTGCGTTCCGACAGTAAAAAGGGCATCCATGTTAAAATCGGTCATGAAAATGAACATCAATCCATGCAGGATTGCAGCCTGATTACAGCTACCTATTCGAACGGTTCGGTCGACCTCGGGACAATTGCCATTTTGGGGCCGACAAGGATGGAATATTCGAAAGTCATCAAATTGCTCGATGTATTTTCCCGTGATTTGACAAAGAGGCTGACCACATTGTATCAAAACAGGTAA
- the grpE gene encoding nucleotide exchange factor GrpE: MEDLQDTSENENTAEAKETARPEGDIAEESEVLEGTESEAEETPSVEMAELQAKLNETTNRMLRIQADFDNHRRRSKTEKETAEKYRAQSLITDLLPALDNFERAMAVEAVSEDAKSLMQGMEMVYRQLNDALVKEGLEEIKAEGEQFDPHYHQAVMQVQEEGYESNQVVEQFQKGYKLKDRVIRPAMVKVNQ; this comes from the coding sequence ATGGAAGACTTGCAGGATACATCTGAAAATGAAAATACTGCAGAAGCGAAAGAAACTGCCCGGCCGGAAGGGGACATCGCGGAAGAAAGTGAAGTTCTTGAGGGAACAGAAAGTGAAGCGGAGGAAACACCATCCGTAGAAATGGCTGAATTGCAGGCTAAACTAAATGAAACGACAAACCGCATGCTCCGCATTCAGGCGGATTTTGACAATCACCGCCGCCGTTCGAAAACGGAAAAGGAGACTGCGGAAAAATATAGAGCCCAGAGTCTGATTACAGATTTGCTTCCTGCTCTCGATAATTTTGAGCGGGCTATGGCTGTGGAAGCTGTTTCAGAGGATGCAAAGTCCCTTATGCAGGGGATGGAAATGGTGTACCGCCAGCTGAATGACGCCCTGGTGAAAGAAGGACTTGAGGAAATTAAAGCAGAGGGAGAACAATTCGACCCGCACTACCACCAGGCAGTGATGCAAGTTCAGGAAGAGGGCTATGAGTCGAATCAGGTGGTTGAACAATTCCAAAAAGGGTATAAACTCAAAGACCGTGTCATCAGGCCGGCAATGGTAAAAGTAAATCAATAA
- the dnaK gene encoding molecular chaperone DnaK: MGKIIGIDLGTTNSCVAVMEGGEAKVIPNPEGNRTTPSAVAFKNGERQTGEVAKRQAITNPNTVLSIKRHMGTDYKVDVEGKEYTPQEISAMILQYLKSYAEDYLGEDVQEAVITVPAYFNDAERQATKDAGKIAGLDVKRIINEPTAAALAYGLDKEDQNDTILVFDLGGGTFDVSILELGDGIFEVKATAGDNRLGGDDFDQVIIDYLVEEFKKENGIDLSQDKMAMQRLKDAAEKAKKDLSGVTSTQISLPFITADQSGPKHLELNMTRAKFEELSSDLIEKTMGPTRQALKDSGLSTSEIDQVILVGGSTRIPAVQEAIKKQIGKEPHKGVNPDEVVAIGAAIQGGVLGGEVEDVVLLDVTPLSLGIETMGGVFTKLIERNTTIPTSKSQVFSTAADNQTSVDIHVLQGERQMAQDNKTLGRFQLSDIPPAPRGIPQIEVSFDIDANGIVNVSAKDKGTGKEQSITIKSSSGLEEDEIEKMVREAEENAEADKKRREEAELRNEADQLVFTTDKTLKDLEGKIDEGEVQKANEAKDALKQALEQNEIEQIREKKDALQEIVQQLSTKLYEEAAKEAQEGEGAEPGGQPGDDNVVDAEYEEVDDDQDKK; this comes from the coding sequence ATGGGTAAAATCATCGGTATCGACCTTGGTACCACAAACTCTTGCGTTGCTGTTATGGAAGGCGGCGAAGCAAAGGTCATTCCAAATCCGGAAGGCAACCGCACAACACCATCAGCAGTAGCGTTCAAAAACGGCGAACGCCAGACTGGTGAAGTCGCAAAACGTCAGGCGATCACCAATCCGAACACAGTTCTTTCCATTAAACGCCATATGGGTACAGACTATAAAGTTGATGTTGAAGGAAAGGAATATACACCGCAGGAAATTTCTGCGATGATTCTTCAATACTTAAAGTCTTATGCAGAAGATTATCTGGGCGAAGATGTGCAGGAAGCCGTCATTACCGTGCCGGCATATTTCAATGACGCCGAGCGCCAGGCAACAAAGGATGCAGGTAAAATCGCCGGTCTTGATGTGAAACGGATCATCAACGAACCGACGGCTGCTGCTCTTGCCTACGGCCTGGATAAAGAAGACCAGAACGATACGATCCTTGTATTTGACCTTGGCGGCGGAACGTTTGACGTTTCGATCCTTGAACTTGGAGACGGGATTTTCGAAGTTAAGGCGACTGCCGGCGACAACCGCCTCGGCGGCGATGACTTCGACCAGGTCATCATCGATTACCTTGTTGAAGAATTTAAAAAAGAAAACGGCATTGATCTTTCACAGGATAAAATGGCGATGCAGCGCCTCAAGGACGCGGCTGAGAAAGCGAAAAAAGACTTGTCCGGTGTCACTTCTACACAAATTTCCCTGCCGTTCATCACTGCTGACCAATCAGGGCCGAAGCACCTGGAGTTGAACATGACACGTGCGAAGTTTGAAGAACTTTCTTCAGACTTGATCGAAAAAACAATGGGGCCGACACGCCAGGCACTGAAAGACTCGGGGTTGAGCACTTCCGAGATTGACCAGGTCATCTTAGTCGGAGGTTCAACACGCATTCCGGCCGTACAGGAAGCGATCAAAAAGCAAATCGGCAAAGAGCCTCATAAAGGGGTCAATCCGGATGAGGTTGTTGCAATCGGTGCTGCCATCCAGGGCGGTGTCCTTGGCGGTGAAGTGGAAGACGTTGTATTGCTTGATGTCACCCCGCTTTCACTTGGCATCGAAACAATGGGCGGCGTGTTCACGAAATTGATTGAGCGGAACACAACAATCCCGACAAGCAAGTCCCAGGTGTTCTCAACAGCAGCTGACAACCAGACATCCGTTGATATCCATGTCCTGCAAGGGGAACGCCAGATGGCCCAGGACAACAAAACGCTCGGCCGCTTCCAGCTCTCGGATATTCCGCCGGCGCCGCGCGGCATTCCGCAAATCGAAGTCAGCTTCGATATTGATGCGAACGGTATCGTTAATGTAAGTGCGAAAGATAAAGGAACAGGCAAGGAACAGTCCATCACGATCAAGTCTTCTTCCGGCCTTGAAGAGGATGAAATCGAAAAAATGGTGCGTGAAGCCGAGGAAAACGCCGAAGCGGATAAAAAACGCCGTGAGGAAGCGGAACTTCGCAATGAAGCCGACCAGCTCGTCTTCACGACCGATAAGACACTCAAAGACCTTGAAGGCAAGATTGACGAGGGTGAAGTGCAAAAAGCGAATGAAGCCAAGGATGCTTTGAAGCAAGCACTTGAGCAGAATGAAATCGAGCAAATCCGCGAAAAGAAGGACGCTCTTCAGGAGATCGTGCAGCAGCTTTCCACAAAGCTTTATGAAGAAGCTGCCAAAGAGGCCCAGGAAGGCGAAGGCGCGGAGCCGGGCGGACAGCCGGGAGATGACAACGTGGTCGACGCAGAATATGAAGAAGTAGATGACGACCAGGACAAAAAATAA
- the dnaJ gene encoding molecular chaperone DnaJ, producing the protein MSKRDYYEVLGVEQNATKDEIKKAYRKLARKYHPDVSKEEDAGEKFKEAKEAYEVLSDDQKRAQYDQFGHADPNQGFGGGGAEFGGFGDIFDMFFGGGGRRRDPNAPRQGADLQYTMSLDFEEAVFGKETDIEIPKEEECQTCGGSGAKPGTKPETCSHCGGSGQMNVEQNTPFGRVVNRRICQVCSGSGQIVKDKCRTCGGDGKVNKRKKIHIKIPAGVDEGQQIRVAGQGEPGVNGGPAGDLYVVFHIRPHEFFQRDRDDIHVEMPITFSQAALGDDIEVPTVHGKVKLKVPAGTQTSTNFRLRGKGVPNVRGYGQGDQHVKIRVITPTKLTAKQKELLREFDEISGNEVHDEQHDNFFSKVKRAFKGE; encoded by the coding sequence ATGAGTAAACGGGACTATTATGAAGTTCTTGGTGTTGAACAGAATGCCACGAAAGATGAAATAAAAAAGGCTTATCGAAAGCTGGCGCGGAAATACCATCCGGATGTCAGCAAAGAAGAGGACGCCGGGGAAAAATTTAAAGAGGCAAAAGAAGCATATGAAGTTTTGAGCGATGACCAGAAGCGCGCTCAATATGACCAATTCGGCCATGCCGATCCGAATCAGGGCTTCGGCGGCGGTGGTGCTGAATTCGGAGGATTTGGCGATATTTTCGATATGTTTTTCGGCGGCGGTGGACGCCGTCGCGATCCGAATGCACCGCGACAGGGCGCGGACCTTCAATATACGATGTCGCTTGATTTCGAGGAAGCTGTCTTCGGAAAAGAAACCGACATCGAAATTCCGAAAGAAGAAGAATGCCAGACATGCGGCGGCTCAGGCGCCAAACCCGGCACAAAGCCGGAAACATGCAGCCATTGCGGCGGCAGCGGCCAGATGAATGTTGAGCAGAATACTCCGTTCGGCAGGGTAGTCAATCGCCGTATCTGCCAGGTCTGCAGCGGATCCGGGCAGATTGTGAAGGATAAGTGCCGCACATGCGGCGGCGACGGCAAGGTGAATAAACGCAAAAAAATCCATATCAAGATACCTGCAGGCGTTGATGAAGGCCAGCAAATCAGGGTAGCCGGACAGGGTGAGCCTGGTGTTAACGGCGGCCCGGCAGGCGACTTGTATGTCGTTTTCCATATCCGTCCCCATGAATTCTTTCAGCGGGACCGTGATGATATACATGTGGAGATGCCCATCACATTTTCACAGGCAGCACTTGGTGATGATATCGAAGTACCGACAGTCCACGGTAAAGTGAAGCTGAAAGTGCCTGCGGGAACCCAGACCAGCACCAACTTCCGCCTGCGCGGCAAAGGTGTTCCCAATGTCAGGGGATACGGACAGGGCGATCAGCACGTCAAAATCAGGGTGATCACACCGACAAAGCTGACAGCAAAGCAGAAAGAACTGCTTCGTGAATTTGATGAAATCAGCGGCAATGAAGTTCATGACGAACAGCATGACAACTTTTTTTCGAAAGTGAAACGGGCATTCAAAGGCGAATAA